The Oreochromis niloticus isolate F11D_XX linkage group LG2, O_niloticus_UMD_NMBU, whole genome shotgun sequence genome includes a region encoding these proteins:
- the zgc:153018 gene encoding transmembrane protein 179 has translation MELDRRLLLAHCTAHALSVAAGLLVVVPMALNGSAFKGRCALFSSGYWRTDEQVEPTGTTGVVDHLVVQQWGPPAACQFATFVGIFTVLYGAAQGWRCLFYLHGRHDDTLFSSFLTVLLSVCVFFLSGGASVILSLGLSSWCDVVTENDTQPFSCAESQSVPLYLDVDTSSFFTELSLAQASLWLVTALWLAHSILAFLRLYHSHSQHISGPCLHREKEMLLGHSPSDSGSPSPPPVTPILLV, from the exons ATGGAGCTGGACCGGCGGCTGCTGCTGGCGCACTGCACGGCTCACGCCCTCTCGGTAGCGGCGGGCTTGCTGGTGGTGGTCCCGATGGCTCTGAACGGTTCCGCTTTCAAAGGCCGCTGCGCCCTCTTTTCCAGTGGATACTGGAGGACGGATGAGCAGGTGGAACCGACGGGCACGACGGGAGTCGTGGATCACCTGGTGGTGCAGCAGTGGGGGCCGCCGGCAGCCTGCCAGTTCGCCACTTTTGTGGGCATTTTCACGGTGCTGTACGGGGCTGCGCAGGGCTGGAGGTGTCTCTTCTATCTGCACGGACGACATGACGA CACTCTGTTTTCGTCCTTCCTCACGGTCCTGCTGAGCGTGTGCGTGTTCTTCCTGTCTGGAGGAGCCAGTGTCATCTTGTCACTAGGACTCAGCTCCTGGTGCGATGTTGTGACAGAGAACGACACACAGCCATTCAG CTGTGCAGAGTCCCAGTCTGTGCCACTTTACCTGGACGTGGACACTTCATCTTTCTTCACAGAGCTCAGTCTGGCGCAG GCGTCGCTGTGGCTTGTGACGGCTCTGTGGCTGGCTCACTCCATCCTGGCTTTCCTGCGGCTCTACCACTCTCACAGCCAGCACATCAGCGGGCCCTGTCTGCACCGGGAGAAGGAGATGCTGCTGGGACACAGTCCATCAGACAGCGGCTCTCCCTCGCCGCCTCCTGTGACACCCATCCTCTTAGTCTAA